A genomic window from Terriglobia bacterium includes:
- a CDS encoding glycosyltransferase family 2 protein, translating into MTAPRYNPAALIDPTVSVVIPVYNEKGTIEEILRRVLETPQRKEVVVVDDCSTDGTRQILEKMQARQAQGAAAVEAQDGREAIPLQDLRFIFQEKNQGKGAALRRGFAEARGEIVLVQDADLEYDPRDYPKLLEPLLDGRADVVYGSRFLGGPQRVHYFWHYVANKALTLLSDMLTNLKLTDMETCYKVFRREVLAGIRLRSNRFGFEPEITAKIAKGNWRVYEVPITYAGRTYEEGKKITWRDGLQALWFIFRYRMFD; encoded by the coding sequence ATGACTGCGCCACGCTACAATCCCGCCGCGTTGATCGATCCGACCGTTTCCGTGGTCATTCCCGTTTACAACGAAAAGGGCACCATCGAAGAGATTCTGCGCCGCGTGCTGGAAACGCCGCAGCGCAAGGAAGTGGTGGTGGTGGACGATTGCTCGACGGACGGGACGCGGCAGATTCTGGAGAAGATGCAGGCGCGGCAGGCGCAGGGCGCGGCCGCGGTGGAGGCACAGGACGGCCGCGAGGCCATTCCGCTACAGGATCTGCGCTTTATCTTTCAGGAGAAGAATCAGGGAAAGGGCGCGGCGCTGCGGCGGGGCTTTGCCGAGGCGCGCGGGGAGATCGTGCTGGTGCAGGACGCGGACCTGGAATACGACCCGCGCGATTATCCGAAGCTGCTGGAGCCGCTCCTGGACGGGCGCGCAGACGTGGTCTACGGGTCGCGGTTTCTGGGCGGGCCGCAACGCGTGCACTACTTCTGGCATTACGTGGCCAACAAGGCGCTGACGCTGCTTTCGGACATGCTGACCAACCTGAAGCTGACGGACATGGAGACCTGCTACAAGGTCTTCCGGCGAGAGGTCCTGGCGGGCATCCGGCTGCGTTCCAACCGCTTCGGGTTCGAGCCGGAGATCACGGCGAAGATCGCCAAAGGCAACTGGCGCGTGTACGAAGTGCCGATTACCTATGCGGGGCGGACGTACGAGGAAGGCAAGAAAATCACCTGGCGCGACGGGCTGCAGGCGCTGTGGTTCATCTTCCGGTACCGGATGTTCGACTAG
- the mtaB gene encoding tRNA (N(6)-L-threonylcarbamoyladenosine(37)-C(2))-methylthiotransferase MtaB translates to MFRPAHLSAGFARRTSPGYPTKCDREAVIAFPRERSGLRTMATFYIEQFGCRATQADAAAIARQLCEQGCSPAADAAAAVVIVNTCTVTAAADAQARDAIRSIHRRNPAARIIVTGCYAQRAPEDLAALPGVHWVVGNSHKPEIPRLAASLASAPQPPAAAPACDGAFLPLAQLLPQPPAHSPAQILTGSILDESGMLVAPVFGGEPGPDGSGAGHTRPILKIQDGCNSRCSFCVIPFVRGRSRSLPPAAVLEEIRKLAAAGYREVVLSGINLGAYGRDLSPRVEFLGLLRQILSATPLERLRVSSIEPLDVTEELIALVASTARLAQHFHIPLQSGSDRILAAMHRWYRAEHYAMRVRRIHERLPHAALGADVITGFPGETQDDHAATLAFLRGLPFTYLHVFSYSPRPGTHAAALPGHVPAAVIKRRARELRALGEEKAAAFRRFQLGRALRVLTLHRAEDAAPGATPAISTNYLRVRVPGDWPSNHWLDVRIMSEEGNCLLAETVGKPASAASYPSKITCASA, encoded by the coding sequence GTGTTTCGCCCCGCGCACCTCTCGGCCGGCTTTGCCCGCCGCACCTCGCCCGGGTATCCTACCAAGTGTGACCGCGAAGCGGTCATCGCCTTTCCCCGGGAACGCTCCGGGCTACGCACCATGGCCACTTTCTACATCGAACAGTTCGGCTGCCGCGCCACCCAGGCGGACGCCGCGGCCATCGCGCGCCAGTTGTGTGAGCAAGGCTGCTCCCCCGCCGCCGATGCCGCCGCCGCCGTGGTCATCGTGAACACCTGCACGGTCACCGCCGCGGCCGATGCCCAGGCCCGCGACGCCATCCGCTCCATTCATCGCCGCAATCCCGCCGCGCGCATTATCGTCACCGGCTGCTACGCCCAGCGCGCTCCCGAAGATCTCGCCGCGCTCCCCGGCGTCCACTGGGTCGTTGGCAATTCCCACAAGCCGGAAATCCCGCGCCTCGCCGCCAGTCTCGCTTCGGCTCCCCAGCCTCCCGCGGCCGCGCCTGCCTGTGACGGCGCGTTTCTTCCCCTCGCGCAGCTCCTTCCGCAGCCCCCCGCGCACAGCCCCGCCCAGATCCTCACCGGCAGCATCCTCGATGAGAGCGGCATGCTCGTCGCTCCCGTCTTCGGCGGGGAACCCGGCCCCGATGGCAGCGGGGCCGGCCACACCCGCCCCATCTTGAAGATTCAGGACGGCTGCAACAGCCGCTGCTCGTTCTGCGTGATCCCCTTCGTGCGCGGCCGCAGCCGCAGCCTCCCGCCCGCCGCCGTCCTCGAGGAAATCCGCAAGCTGGCCGCGGCGGGCTATCGCGAGGTCGTTCTCAGCGGCATCAATCTCGGCGCCTACGGCCGCGATCTCTCTCCGCGCGTCGAATTCCTCGGCCTCCTGCGGCAGATCCTCTCCGCAACCCCCCTCGAGCGTCTGCGCGTCAGTTCCATCGAGCCGCTCGACGTCACCGAGGAGCTCATCGCCCTCGTCGCCTCCACCGCGCGCCTCGCCCAGCACTTCCACATCCCGCTGCAGTCCGGCTCCGACCGCATCCTGGCCGCCATGCACCGCTGGTACCGCGCCGAGCACTATGCCATGCGCGTCCGGCGCATCCACGAGCGCCTCCCGCACGCCGCTCTCGGCGCCGACGTCATCACCGGTTTTCCCGGCGAAACCCAGGACGACCACGCCGCCACCCTGGCTTTCCTCCGCGGCCTCCCCTTCACCTATCTCCACGTTTTCTCTTATTCGCCGCGCCCCGGCACGCACGCCGCCGCGCTCCCCGGCCACGTCCCCGCCGCTGTCATCAAGCGCCGCGCCCGCGAACTCCGCGCCCTCGGCGAAGAAAAAGCTGCCGCCTTTCGCCGCTTCCAGCTCGGCCGCGCCCTGCGCGTCCTCACCCTCCATCGCGCCGAAGACGCCGCCCCCGGCGCTACCCCTGCCATCTCCACCAACTACTTGCGCGTCCGCGTCCCCGGCGACTGGCCCTCCAATCACTGGCTCGATGTCCGGATAATGAGCGAAGAAGGGAACTGCCTGCTGGCGGAAACTGTGGGAAAGCCTGCCTCTGCTGCGTCCTACCCCTCGAAGATCACCTGCGCCAGCGCCTGA
- a CDS encoding holo-ACP synthase: MIVGLGVDIAEVERVRTAIERHGETFLRRIYTPAERAYCERYRNKYERYAGRFAVKEAAMKALGTGWRRGIHWTDIEVARQKGGKPSLELHGAARTIADELGVKHIALSLTHTAAQALAQVIFEG, translated from the coding sequence GTGATCGTCGGACTGGGCGTGGACATAGCGGAAGTGGAGCGAGTGCGAACGGCGATCGAGCGGCATGGGGAGACGTTTCTGCGGCGGATTTACACGCCGGCGGAGCGAGCGTACTGCGAGAGGTACCGCAACAAGTACGAGCGCTACGCGGGGCGCTTCGCGGTCAAGGAAGCGGCGATGAAAGCGCTGGGGACGGGCTGGCGGCGGGGGATCCACTGGACGGACATCGAAGTGGCGCGGCAGAAGGGCGGGAAGCCGTCGCTGGAACTGCACGGGGCGGCGCGCACGATCGCGGACGAGCTGGGGGTGAAGCACATCGCGCTGAGCCTCACGCACACCGCGGCTCAGGCGCTGGCGCAGGTGATCTTCGAGGGGTAG